From the genome of Coregonus clupeaformis isolate EN_2021a unplaced genomic scaffold, ASM2061545v1 scaf6497, whole genome shotgun sequence:
TAACGCTCTGCAGAGAGCTCAGAGCGGAAGGAATAGGCAATGTTGGGGAACACAAGGACATCAGCCAATGAGAAGGCTTTTCCTGCCAGGTAAGAGCCTGCCATCTTCTGAAAGTATCCCTTCCATAGTTTCATTTCAATGGTAAGGTTCTCTTTGTACTCTTGATAGCAgagtagtgtctctctctctcagggaccTAATACTCATAGAAGACCACTTTACTGAGTTTCTCGTAGAAGGTTCGGCCCTCAAACATGCATTGGCACATCAGGGCCTGCTCTACCTGACCCCCAGGGGTCTCCTGGGACCTAAACTGGCTCTCCAGATACATGCATGCTCCATAGGACTCATTCACTATGTAGTTCCAGTGTTTGAATGTAGGAAGTTCACCCCGGGGGTTGAGGTCCATGACTATTTTATATTTGTGTTCTTCTTTATCGAAGTCCAACAGCGTCTGGATGTATCCCTGTTCATAACCCGCCAGCACAAAGTGATCTTAACCCACCAGCACGGAGAGATCATAACCCACCAGCACGGAGAGATCATAACCGGCAAGCACGGAGCCGAGAAGGTGCACCATAGAAGTGTCATGTTCTTGGCCATGACTGTAGACTCGACCGCGGAGATAGAAGCGGGGAGTAGTTGGCTTGGTTGTGCATTGTTCAAGACATCTGTAAGTATATTTGTAAATACATACATGGGCTCTGCCTGAGAGGCAAAGCCACACGTTTTTTGTATGGAGGAtaatgagtgtcgaatttggttagCAAATAAATGCTTATTTGTTATGTGTGGCTTAATTGATCTAATATAAATTTCGTAATAATTAAGTTGTTacaagtgtactgatataagcaGGACATGTGACATCCCAGCAACTttaagaaaaaacactttatatcagaGTTGTGCGTGTGCATGGATGCCCCCCATCGAGCAGCCCATTGGTTCCTTTGGTCCGGCCTGGTTTATCGGAGGCTGGTATCCTActgccacagatagaacaatgagccagatatttcaccagatgtataGATATAAAGCATCCgattggcgtttccactcactacaaATATGGTGGTGAGAGAAGCCCAGTCGCCCACAGtgggattttggccgacattctgcaaatgttctcatagatcaaacatttgatctcactacagttttctgtttccaaaactagaatctgttacgaacaaAGCCGAcgtttgtagactttaccctttgccaaagttttacAAAATTGCGTTGTTTTTTAGGAGTGCAGGGGCGagttgagttattgcacacgcgcacttcacagagtaggcgttccctaacgtaAATATGCAAATATCTGCTAGAaagcgccaataggatctcgctagcccgtgcttggctctgcccaccttctTGCTCGTTCTGttcactatgattaatttgctcccattggaaacgacaggctgtggtctatcttgggttagttatacaaaTATTTGACTTGCGGTATGGCTCCAGCAGATATGCAAAAGACGATGTGAGAAATACGAGATGAGACAGGATGTCGAATGGTTCCAGATAGGATGGTGCGTTACCGCCACCAACAGCACGGGTGGTGACATTACATATAGAATTGTACTCACGCGTGTACTATGGAAAAGGCTATAAGGACACGCCTAATGCCCAAACCCGATGCTTCATTTCAGAATTGATTaaagttaggtttaggagtttgGTTAAGGTTAAGGGTCAGTTTTAGGTTGTGACTAGTCAGTTTAAACATCAGCTGTGTCCTTATAATCTCTCCCCTGTACTAGCTAGCTGCACAAGCAACAGTGGTTAACATAActccctggaccagagctaatgCGCCATGCGCTCCCTGTTCATGCTGAGGTTGAGGGTACAGCCAGTCAGCTACTGGTGACTATGGATGGGGAGGAGGAAAGGGTCTGTGGATAAAATGTAACAAATTGATATTGATGCGTTTCCAAAACATGTCTTGCAAAAATGCCAGTGTGTGTAGACATAATCATCCATGATCAATAGTACATCAGATTATATTTCTAAATAGAAGTATCTTGCTCTGGTCCTCGCGCATGCGTCGGATCTGCACTAcgagctgatgcctgctggactgttcctttacacggtaccctgtcctgtttattctgtttagcctcagcccaaactttatcgctattaccagttgttgtcttagctctctctaataacacctgtgattgctttatgcctctctcccttgtcaatatgccttgcctattgctgtttgggttagttcttatcctatacaatttcactgtagaaccctagtccctctcaaactgcctcaaatagttcctttgttccacccccatacacgccgagaccggctcaatcggtgcctccagtgatgctatctctttcattgttacccaacgcttaggtttacctcaactgtactcatatccttccatatcccttttctgtacataatgccctgaatcttttctacaacgcccggagaactgccccccctttattctatgtacccaacgcactagaagaccagttcttaaagcctttagtcgtatccttattctagtcctcctctgttcctctggtgatgtagaggctaacccaggccctgcagccccccagtatcactcctactccccaggagctatcatatgttgacttctgtaaccgtaaaagccttggttttctgcacgtaaatatcagaagcctccttcctaagtttgagttattcactgcgttagcacactccgccaaccctgatgttctagcagtgtctgaatcctggcttaggaaggccaccaaaaattctgaaatttccatccccaactataacattttccgtctagataagaactgccaaaggggggtggagttgcaactactgtagagatagcctgcagagctctatcatactatccaggtctgtgcccaaacagtttgagcttctacttcaaaaaaatccacctttccagaaataaatctctcactgttgccgcttgctacagaccccctcagctcccagctgtgccctggacaccatatgtgaattgattgcccccatctatcctcagagttcgtactgcttggtgacctaaattgggatatgcttaacaccccggccatcctacaatctaaactagatgccctccatctcacacaaattatcaacgaacctaccagggtACAACCCTAAATCAGTAAACATGGGTaacctcatagatatcatcctgactaacaccCTCTAAATAAAACCCAGGAcactccgctgtcttcaaccaggatctcagcgatcactgccttattgcctgcgtccgtagcgGGTCCGccgtcaaacgaccaccctcatcactgtcaaacgctcccaaaaacacttcagcgagcaggctttcctaattgacctggcccaggtatcctggatggatatagatctcattccgtcagtagaggatgcctggttgttctttaaaagtaatttcctctcaatcttaaataaacatgccccattcaaaaaatacagaactaagaacagatatagcccctggttctcctcagacttgactgcccttgaccagcacaaaaacatcctgtggcgtactgcattagcatcaaatagcccgcgatatgcaacttttcaggggaagttaggaaccaatatacacaagcagttaggaaagcaaaggccaactttttcaaacagaaatttgcatcctgtagcactaactccaaaaagttttgggacactgtaaagtccatggagaataagagcacttcctcccagctgcccactgcactgaggctaggaaacactatcaccacccgataaatctacaataatcgagaatttcaacaagcattttgctacggctggccatgctttccacctggctaccactacccggccaccagctctgcaccctccactgcaacttgcccatgccccccgcttctccttcacacaaatccagacagctgatgttctgaaagagctgcaaaatctggaccctacaaatcatctgggctagacaatctggaccctttctttctaaaactagccgccgaaattgtcggaaaccctattactagtctgttcaacctctctttcgtaacgtctgagatccccagagattggaaagctgccgctgtcatcccccctcttcaaagggggtgacactctagatccaaaccgttacagacccatatccatcctgccctgcctttcaaaagtttttgaaagccaagttaacaaacagatcaccgaccatttgaatcccaccgtaccttctccgctatgcaatccggtttccgagctggtcatgggtgcacttcagccacgctcaaggtcctaaacgatattataaccgcgatcgataatagacagtactgtgcagccgttttcattgacctggcgaaggctttcgactctgtcaaccaccgcattcttattggcagactaaatagccttggtttctcaaatgactgcctcgcctggttcaccaactacttctcagatagagttcaatgtgtcaaatcggagggcctgttgtctggacctatggcagtctctatggggggtgccacagggttcaattcttgggccgactcttttctctgtgtatatcaatgatgtcgctcttgctgctggtgactctcagatccacctctacgcagacgacaccattttgtatacatctggcccttcattggacactgtgttaacaaacctccaaacgagcttcaatgccatacaacactccttcagtagcctccaactgctcttaaacactagtaaaactaaatgcatgctcttcaaccgaacgctgcttgcacccgcccacccgactagaatcactactctcgacgggtctgacctagagtatgtggacaactacaaatacctaggtgtctggttagactgtaaactctccttccagactcacattaagaatctccaatccaaaattaaatctagaattggtttcctatttcgcaacaaagcctccttcactcatgctgccaaacatgccctcgttgactcctgagtggcgcagtggtctaaggcactgcatcgcagtgctaactgtgccactagagatcctggttcgaatccaggctctgtcgcagccggccgcgaccgggagactcattggcggcgcacaattggcccagtgtcgtccagggtaggggagggaatggccggcagggatgtagctcagttgatagagcatggcgtttgcaacgcgagggttgtgggtttgattcccacggggggccagtataaaaaaataaaaaatatgtattcactaactgtaagtcgctctggataagagcgtctgctaaatgacgtaaatgtaaaactgactatcctaccgatccttgacttcggcgatgtcatttacaaaatagcctccaacactctactcagcaaattggatgtagtctatcacagtgccatccgttttgtcaccaaagccccatatactacccaccactgtgacctgtacgctcttgttggctggtcctcactacatattcgtcgccaaacccactggctccaggccatctataaatcactgctaggcaaatccccgccttatcttagctcattggtcaccatagcaacacccacccgtagtatgcgctccagcaggtatatctcactggtcatccccaaagccaacacctcctttggccgccattcccttccagttctctgctgccaatgactggaacaaattgcaaaaatctctgaagctggagacacttatctccctcactaactttaagcatcagttgtcagagcaccttaccgatcactgcacctgtacacagcccatctgaaattagcccgcccaactacctcatccctatattgttatttattttgctcatttgtaccccagtatctctatttgcacatcatctcttgcacatctatcattccagtgttaatactaattgtaattattttgcactatagcctatttattgccttacctccataacttgctacatttgcacacactgtatatatatttttttctgttgtatttttgactttgttttgttttaccccatatgtaactctgtgttgttgtttttatcgcactgctttgctttatcttggccaggtcgcagttgtaaatgagaacttgttctcaactggcttacctggttaaataaaggtgaaataaaaaaaatttaaaaaacgaGAGAGCTGAAGCCGTGTGATCTGTGAACCTCAAAGCGCATGCGCTTGCGTCTGGTATTTTTGCATCTCAAATGGTATGTCCACGCGCGTAGGGTTTCCACTACTTCCGAATTCGTCAGACGAAGTCCCGCCCCCATTCATTTTTAACGTGAGCACTCGGAGCAATGCGCAGGGGATCGTGGGAAGGTGAGCGGTGCGAACCCTCCTAGCGGAGTGACATAAAAAGTTGAGCTTTGGTCTATGCACATTTCACACGGCCACCGCTGCGGTTAACCAATCAGGTGAGGAGCAGATGTTTGCTTGAAAATTCTGTTCGTGAAACATAGTTCCGCCTGTCATTAGTTCCGGGCAAGCACAACCAAAAAAGATGGAGGAAAGCCAATCATTGCTGTGTCTGGTTTTCaaattctacactgaacaaaaatataaacacaacatgtaaagtgttggtcccatgtttcatgagctgaaataaaagatcccagaaatgttacatactcacaaaaagcttattttagtcatttagcagacgctcttatccagagcaacttacagttagtgagtgcatacattttcatactggtcccccgtgagaatcgaacccacaaccctggcgttgcaagcgccatgctctatcaactgagctacacaggacataCAACAGTATTAACATTAACATACACTGTAGGAACTCCGGAGGACATTTCGGtgggtgcttgaaatcattgttcttcctctgttaaccatggttacctgcaaggaaacacgtgctgtcatcattgctttgcacaaaaagggcttcacaggcaaggatattgctgctagtaagattgcacctaaatcaaccatttatcggatcataaagaacttcaaggagagaggttcaattgttgtcaagaaggcttcagggcgcccaagaaagtccagcaatcGCCAGggccgtctcctaaagttgattcagctgcgggatctgggcaccaccagtgcagagcttgctcaggaatggcagcaggcaggtgtgagtgcatctgcacgcacagtgcggcgaagacttttggaggatggcctggtgtcaagaagggcagcgaggaagccacttctctccaggaaaaacatcagggacagactgatattctgcaaaaggtacagggattagactgctgaggactggggtaaagtcattttctctgatgaatcccctttccaattgtttgggccatccggaaaaaaaacttgtccggagaagacaaggtgagcgctaccatcagtcttgtgtcatgccaacagtaaagcatcctgagaccattcatgtgtggggttgcttctcagccaagggagtgggctcactcacaattctgcctaagaacacagccatgaataaagactggtaccaacacatcctccgagagcaacttctcccaaccatccaagaacagtttggtgacgaacaatgccttttccagcatgatggagcaccttgccataaggcaaaagtgataactaagtggctctgggaacaaaacatcaacattttgggtccatggccaggaaactccccagaccttaatcccattgagaacttgtggtcaatcctaaagaggcaggtggacaaacaaaaacccacaaattctgacaaactgcaagcattgattatacaagaatgggctgccatcagtcaggatgtggcccagaagttaattgacagcatgccagggcggattgcagagatcttgaaaaagaagggtcaacactgcaaatattgactctttgcataaacttaatgtaattgtcaataaaagcctttgacacttatggaatgcttgtaattatacttcagtataccatagtaacatctgacaaaaatatctaaaaacactgaagcagcaaactttgtgaagaccaatacttgtgtcattctcaaaacctttaaCCACGACTGTATAGAGTGTAGTACAATGCCTAGCTGAATACAGCCGGGGTCAATTTTTCCTTCCAGAATGTGGTAAATAAAGAATATAACTACGCCACTGGCTCTCTGGTATTTCCCTGTGCTGTTCCAACATTGTTAGTCAGGGACCTGTGGTGTGATTTTGGTTTGAGGCttcttttaaaaaaaacaaatgtttttctCTAAGACTAACCTTGAGAACCTCTCGgtgacaacaaccacataataacTGCTTTTGAAGCAATTAGAATGACTGCCACATCAACACAGTACCTCAGAATAGCTCTTCAGAGGAATTCAAAAAATCAGTTTTTGGTTGTAAAAGCCCATTTAGAAAAATAAGAAACAACGGTTGTTCACTGATCTCAGTGGTTTATGTCTACGGTTTGCACAGCAAACACAATATAACCGCATAAACAACTTTTATGATTTACACTGACAACCAGCTTTTAGATTTTCTGTCTCAGACTGCACCTGCTGGTGTGAAACAGTTTATTTAGACCTTGCTAGAGACATATTGTTGAATCCCCAAAACCCGGTctccctcccaaatggcaccctattccctacatagtgcactacttttgaccagggtccatagggctctggtcaaaagtagtgcactgtatagggagtaggatgccatttggaacgtaaCCCCTGAGATCACAACACAGAGGTTGATTAATCCCCAGTCAGTCCCTCCCAGAGCAGCAGAACACCAGAGCCCTGTGCCGACGGCAGTCTACTAGCTATTTCCTGTTCCACCCTCCTTGCTAAACACTGAACAGAGCTACCGCACTGTGGCACGGTCCACAGCAGCAGAGCAGAGATCACCATTCACCGGACAGTCACAGGCCCATGTTTTGGTGAGCAGTGAGACCCCGACAAACAGGGACCACTTTAACaagacactcactacagcacaAGCCTACCTCAGAGTAAGTACTGTATGAGGATTTGGGAAAGACAATTTAGGGTGTTTTGGAGTTTATTCACAATACATTTTATGGGGTGTTTTGGTTTTAgttgtgtgtttgtttaatagaGTTGTCAGGGGTAAATGCTAATCAGgccccacccaccctctctctctctctctctctctctctctctctctctctctctctcttctctctctctctctctctctctctctctctctctctctctctctctctctctctctctctctctctctcgctctctctctctctctctctctctctcaaacacctCCCTATTGACAGCCTCTCTCGGGCCCGGGTTTGGCTGGTCCTCTCTGTAGTGGTGGTGTACAGCTGCCCCTGATGTTGAGGAGAGAGGCAGCACGTGTGAAGGCTTTTCTCTATCTGATTCTGTCTCCGGCTCCACAGAGAGGCCATGTCAAGCACCCCTGACTGACTGAGCCTTGGATCTGCAGTTCAACAGTCTGACGACTACTACTCCTCTACACCTCAGGGATCCTCAGGTTTCTCCTCCACTTTTTTAAAGTCTGTGACGATATTTGCTTTACCCATAGATCGATGGACAGCTGCTCGTCCTAGACTTGGAATCATTGTTGGATCTTTTATCAAGATTAAGGCGAGTGTGTGAGATTAATTTAGTTTGCGTTCACTTGTCACTTTTATTTCCATCTGTAGGTCCTCCTGTTGATGCGTTATCGTCTCATCATGTGATGAGGATTTATTCTCTTGCCTTTGTACATGTGATGTTTTCCATGGAAAATATTGGTTTCCTAACAATTTCGGGAAATAACTTTATCAGCTTACGTTATAAAGTGAACCTGTACACTGGAAGTAACAAGATGACATGGAGGTTTATTAGTAGACTGTTCCTCATATTAATGTCTGTACTTTATAATGACACAGACTATAAAACTCTTTATAGGCACAGTAGCAACAACAGAAGCAGAGAGCCACACCGCCTCGACATCCTCTAGACACTCGTTAACACAGTAACAGGATGAGAGCCGTCCGTCTCCCGGCCCGACACACATGGATGTTGTTAAACACCACATGAGCTTTTGGCGGTTTTGTTGTCACTGCGTGTGTTGTATTGTGAC
Proteins encoded in this window:
- the LOC121585810 gene encoding glutathione S-transferase A-like, which encodes MAKNMTLLWCTFSAPCLPVMISPYHFVLAGYEQGYIQTLLDFDKEEHKYKIVMDLNPRGELPTFKHWNYIVNESYGACMYLESQFRSQETPGGQVEQALMCQCMFEGRTFYEKLSKVVFYEY